aaatttctctctttaaaaacctaatttttacGTGTCGTAGGTATTGATCATGTTATTGTATGATTAGGTTTGTTTGCTGATAGATTTGGTTGTAATTTTTTgctcaactatttttttatattaaatttaggATGCTCAGTGTAATATGTAGAATGGGAGGAGAGAATTTTAGATATAAACcatttagaattaaatttttgttgggTCTATTTTTATAAGCGAGATTTTAAAAATCGATCTGTTAACCATGGCATCCAAGTTTCTTATGCCTTTGCAAATTGCAATTGAGGCTGCATCATTTGACTGCAATTTTTTATAGCATAAAGGATTGACACAACCGTTAGGGCGATTTAAAATGTTGCTTTTTGGTACATatactttgtttttgtttaataatGATTGTGATGCTGAAGGTTAAAATTGtgcttttgttattttattagtgTACCACTTGTTGAAAATTGTTTTGGAATTTGAGGTTGTCGAACTCGGGTATTTGAGATGCAATCGGAAGCTGGGGGTCTTACGACCCCTAAGATGGGATTGGAAGGAGCTTTGAATTCAAAGATGAAGGGTACTGGAAATCTAAGCAGCAAAGATATGATTTTTAGAGCTGATAAGATTGATCTGAAGAGCTTGGATACTGAGCTAGAAAGGCACTTGAGCAGGGTTTTTTCTAGAAGCGTTGAGGCAAAGAGGCCTAAAGAGGAGTGGGAGATTGATTTGGCCAAATTGGATTTACGATATGTTGTTGCTAATGGGGCTTATGGCACTGTCTACAGGGGAACTTATGACGACCAAGATGTTGCAGGTATTTGTACTTTATGTTTTGCATTTTTATTCTGGTTGGTTGTctttgtgtttaaaatatgcTACTATTCAATGTATTTATATACTAGAAGGTATTTATTCTCTCAAGGTGTGTTCTTTCAGCCTTGGATCTTGGTTTAAATTGTGGTTATGTTACAATAATTGATATTGCAGATAACGACAGAGAAGTACGGTTATGTTACAATCATTGATATTGCAGATAACGACAGATAAGTACGGTCAATGCGACCATAATTGCAGTTGCAAAGGCCGTTATTTAACGCTACAATACAAGTTCTATTGTGGTTGCGGCAAATAGGCCTCAAATCTTTATATTGTTGTCGTAATTCTGGTTGTGGCCCGCAATATAAAGCTGCAATACAAGTTTTATTGGCTTATTTAATCACACAAAGTCTTTGTCTTGAACTTTTTTGTTTGTAGAAATTCTCACTGAATTGCAATGTTGAATTTTCTAGTGAAAGTGTTGGACTGGGGTGAGGATGGAGTTGCCACTGCTGCTGAAACTGCTGCTTTACGAGCATCATTTCGGCAGGAGGTTACTGTGTGGCAAAAACTTGATCATTCAAATGTCACAAAAGTATAAACTTAATATCCTTCACACTCTCATGTATATAAATTCATGATTACTACCTGGCAAATTCTTTATgcttatttttcttctcctttCCTTTATGAGGTGGAACAAtaggatatttttttaaaattgtagttTTGTAATTGTTCATATCAACAGTTTGTTGGAGCTTCAATGGGCACTTCAAATCTTAAAATTCCTTCAGATGCTGGTGGTCAAGATTCACTTCCTTCCAAGGCATGTTGCGTTATTGTTGAGTTTGTTCATGGTGGGACATTGAAACAGTTCTTGTTGAAAAATAGGCGAAAGAAACTTACATACAAGGTTGTGATTCAGTTGGCTTTGGACCTCGCTAGAGGGTGAGTCCCACTGTACTTCCTTTATAATtgttgatatataattttatttttcttcttaaacacaatatatatttttccattGCAGTCTTAGTTATCTACACTCGAAGAAAATTGTTCACCGCGATGTAAAAACTGATAATATGCTTTTAGATGataatcaaaatttgaaaatagCTGATTTTGGAGTTGCTCGGGTTGAAGCTCAAAATCCAAGTGAAATGACCGGTGAAACTGGAACAGTTGGATATATGGCACCAGAGGTATTAATCCTGCTTTGAAatttgctctagatattttgtGGTTTAATGTGATGGCTGATTATGGaagtgttattttttatgattaccAATCGCATCACTAAGAAAACCAAACTCCATTTTAATAATTTGCTTTAATCTTTGGCATATTAAACTTTGTGTAGGTTATAAATGGCAAACCTTACAACAGAAGTTGTGATGTCTACAGCTTTGGCATTTGCTTGTGGGAAATTTATTGCTGTGACATGCCTTACCAAAATCTAAGCTTTGCTGATGCGTCAGCTGCAGTTGCTCATCGGGTCAGTTCATACAATAAACCACAAACTCTTTCTCTCTACCTTCATATTCTTTACCCGTGagcattttgaaatttttattgtcTCAATGCGGCATGATGTAGTCATTTGTTCATTCCCATTCCTATATATCACATAGTAAACTCTCAAGTGTCattatatgatcataaatattGTAACTATTTTGAACAACATTCACTCTTATTAAGTATCATAATTCATAAGAGTGCTCCCTGTATTGCCGTCATTTTCTTTTCGTTCATAAACATTTTCTCTTGAAATACTATATTCTATTATTATATACATCATTTTACATTTCATGTCTATAATCAGCATTCATTACTTTCTTGTGCAGAATCTACGACCAGAGATTCCTAGATGTTGTCCAAGTGCCTTAGCAAATATAATGAAAAGATGTTGGGATAAACATCCCGAAAAGCGTCCAGAAATGCAAGAGGTGGTGGGAATGTTAGAAGCACTTGATACAAGCAAAGGAGGTGGCATGATACCTGAAGATCAGACtccattttgtttttgttttatagcTGCTCGGGGTCCATAACTATTCATATTCAAATCTTGATTAGTTTTATTATGTACATTAGTAGATCATTTTCTTCTATGGAAATCTAGGATATATGTTGCAGCTTTAAATTGTCATTTATTGGCTTGTCAATTTACTGCTTagctttattttttcttttctaataaATGAGGCGATGACTTTGAACAGAGGAACATACTAGTAGTTTTTTTCCCATATAAGCATGGAACTCATTTATCATAGATATTCAACTGGGATTGAGTTGCTGGTGTCGTGAGTCATTGACTCCTGCACTCGGTTGTTAAACTTAGGGTGTTGATATTCAAACCGATTCAAAATGAACATAGCAATCCAAAATAACCAAATGTAATTGGATCTTTTTCTTCTTGTCAAATTTGTGAATTGATCTTAAATGTTGgtttaattttatcttattcTTTGACTATGGGATGACAATGTTACGAtgtaacaatatttttatgctgatttttttttatggaatgTTTGTATGCTGATTTTGAATATAGGTTGTTAAGAAAATTTGTtacttctataaaaaaaaaagaagcaaaTTTGCAACTGTGAGGCAAAATATGAGTAACATTTTCCTCCT
The genomic region above belongs to Cicer arietinum cultivar CDC Frontier isolate Library 1 chromosome 4, Cicar.CDCFrontier_v2.0, whole genome shotgun sequence and contains:
- the LOC101508222 gene encoding serine/threonine-protein kinase 54-like; the protein is MQSEAGGLTTPKMGLEGALNSKMKGTGNLSSKDMIFRADKIDLKSLDTELERHLSRVFSRSVEAKRPKEEWEIDLAKLDLRYVVANGAYGTVYRGTYDDQDVAVKVLDWGEDGVATAAETAALRASFRQEVTVWQKLDHSNVTKFVGASMGTSNLKIPSDAGGQDSLPSKACCVIVEFVHGGTLKQFLLKNRRKKLTYKVVIQLALDLARGLSYLHSKKIVHRDVKTDNMLLDDNQNLKIADFGVARVEAQNPSEMTGETGTVGYMAPEVINGKPYNRSCDVYSFGICLWEIYCCDMPYQNLSFADASAAVAHRNLRPEIPRCCPSALANIMKRCWDKHPEKRPEMQEVVGMLEALDTSKGGGMIPEDQTPFCFCFIAARGP